One genomic segment of Methylorubrum populi includes these proteins:
- a CDS encoding N-acetylmuramic acid 6-phosphate etherase: MRTEDASARYVDLDAWGGPDILQALWEGQLAAVAAVGPSLPAIDAAARAAEPGLREGGRLVYAGAGTSARIGVQDGAELPPTFDWPEERLGFAIAGGEGALLRAVEDAEDSGADGAAWIARADIGCRDVVVGLAASGTTPFTVQALKAARDRGAVTVGVSNNPEAPILREAAHGILAATGAEVLAGSTRLKAGTAQKVILNLFSTLLMIRLGRVYRGRMVAMRATNRKLRARGVAMVGELAACDAETAEAALARADGDIKRAVLIAGGTSPARADDLLLRHDGSLRRALDETGP; encoded by the coding sequence ATGAGAACCGAGGACGCCAGCGCCCGCTACGTCGATCTCGACGCCTGGGGCGGGCCCGACATCCTCCAGGCCCTGTGGGAGGGCCAGCTCGCGGCCGTCGCCGCGGTGGGGCCGTCCCTGCCGGCGATCGACGCGGCGGCGCGGGCCGCCGAGCCGGGCCTGCGCGAGGGCGGGCGGCTGGTCTATGCCGGGGCGGGCACCTCGGCCCGGATCGGCGTGCAGGACGGGGCGGAACTGCCGCCGACCTTCGACTGGCCGGAGGAGCGGCTCGGATTCGCCATCGCCGGCGGGGAGGGCGCCCTCTTGCGCGCCGTGGAGGATGCCGAGGATTCCGGCGCCGACGGCGCCGCCTGGATCGCCCGCGCGGACATCGGTTGCCGCGACGTCGTGGTGGGGCTGGCCGCCAGCGGCACCACGCCGTTCACGGTCCAGGCGCTGAAGGCCGCCCGCGACCGCGGCGCCGTCACCGTCGGCGTCAGCAACAACCCCGAGGCGCCGATCCTGCGCGAGGCCGCCCACGGCATCCTCGCCGCCACGGGGGCGGAGGTGCTGGCCGGCTCCACCCGCCTGAAGGCGGGCACCGCGCAGAAGGTGATCCTCAACCTGTTCTCGACGCTTCTGATGATCCGGCTGGGCCGGGTCTATCGCGGGCGGATGGTGGCGATGCGCGCGACGAACCGGAAGCTGCGCGCCCGGGGCGTGGCCATGGTCGGCGAACTCGCCGCCTGCGACGCCGAGACCGCCGAGGCGGCGCTGGCGCGGGCCGACGGCGACATCAAGCGCGCGGTGCTGATCGCGGGCGGCACGAGCCCGGCCCGGGCCGACGACCTCCTCCTGCGCCACGACGGCAGCCTGCGCCGGGCGCTCGACGAGACGGGGCCGTGA
- the cyoD gene encoding cytochrome o ubiquinol oxidase subunit IV, translating to MSGAAHADDHGHGHDHGHGRDAHGHGSFKDYVTGFVLSVILTAIPFWLVMGNVLDDKLATGVVVLGLAFVQIVVHMIYFLHMNTKSEGGWTFMALIFTVTLVVITLCGSIWVMHHLNTNMMPVSAEEMRHAP from the coding sequence ATGAGCGGGGCAGCGCACGCCGACGATCACGGGCACGGACATGACCATGGTCACGGGCGGGACGCCCACGGCCACGGCTCGTTCAAGGATTACGTCACGGGCTTCGTGCTCTCGGTCATCCTGACGGCGATCCCGTTCTGGCTGGTGATGGGCAATGTCCTCGACGACAAGCTCGCCACCGGCGTCGTCGTCCTCGGGCTGGCCTTCGTGCAGATCGTGGTCCACATGATCTACTTCCTGCACATGAACACGAAGTCCGAGGGCGGCTGGACCTTCATGGCGCTGATCTTCACGGTCACCCTCGTGGTCATCACCCTGTGCGGGTCGATCTGGGTCATGCACCACCTCAACACCAACATGATGCCGGTCTCGGCCGAGGAGATGCGTCACGCCCCCTGA
- the cyoC gene encoding cytochrome o ubiquinol oxidase subunit III, with amino-acid sequence MSGADAPDFLDLEGEHHPEGSTMLGFWIYLMSDCLIFAVLFATYAVLGRSYAAGPSPKDLFDLPIVAVNTSMLLFSSITYGFAMLAMEKDDLARTQLWLAVTGLFGAAFVGLELWEFSHLIHEGATPQRSGFLSAFFTLVGTHGLHVTFGLIWLVTLMVQTRLRGLGPENRRRLMCLSMFWHFLDVIWIGVFTFVYLMGVLQ; translated from the coding sequence ATGTCCGGTGCCGACGCGCCGGACTTCCTCGATCTCGAAGGCGAGCATCACCCGGAAGGGAGCACGATGCTCGGCTTCTGGATCTACCTGATGAGCGACTGCCTCATCTTCGCGGTCCTGTTCGCCACCTACGCCGTGCTCGGCCGCAGCTACGCGGCCGGGCCCTCGCCCAAGGACCTGTTCGATCTGCCGATCGTGGCGGTGAACACGTCGATGCTGCTGTTCTCCTCCATCACCTACGGCTTCGCCATGCTGGCGATGGAGAAGGACGACCTCGCCAGGACCCAACTCTGGCTCGCGGTCACCGGCCTGTTCGGCGCGGCCTTCGTCGGGCTCGAACTGTGGGAGTTCTCCCACCTGATCCACGAGGGCGCCACGCCCCAGCGCAGCGGCTTCCTGTCCGCGTTCTTCACCCTGGTCGGAACCCACGGCCTGCACGTCACCTTCGGCCTGATCTGGCTCGTCACGCTGATGGTCCAGACCCGCCTGCGCGGCCTCGGCCCCGAGAACAGGCGCCGGCTGATGTGCCTGTCGATGTTCTGGCACTTCCTCGACGTCATCTGGATCGGCGTCTTCACCTTCGTGTACCTGATGGGAGTCCTGCAATGA
- a CDS encoding SIS domain-containing protein, with product MTTTSMASEIAEIPAAAERLLKAGEAARIAATLTAEKFPFVVVCGRGSSGHAGVHLRYLIETRLGLPVSAAAPSVVTGYERPPRVAGALFIVVSQSGRSPDLVAATQAARAGGALTLALVNDPDSPAAGASDLVLPILAGPERAVAATKTVTNSLVAGAALVAAWAGDRALGDGLAALPERLGRALALDWAAWSADLADAPAAFVTGRGHGLGPVREIALKLGETLRLPALGFSAAELRHGPRASVSAATPVLALRQADPLAEGVDALLRDLSGDGMRVHACGGPLGRLPWIGDGHPACDPVAMLVPAYRAIEAEARRRGLDPDKPAGLTKVTETL from the coding sequence ATGACGACCACTTCGATGGCGAGCGAGATCGCCGAGATCCCCGCCGCCGCGGAACGCCTCCTGAAGGCAGGGGAGGCAGCGCGGATCGCCGCAACGCTGACTGCCGAAAAGTTTCCGTTCGTGGTGGTGTGCGGGCGGGGCAGTTCCGGCCATGCCGGGGTCCACCTGCGCTACCTGATCGAGACGCGCCTCGGCCTGCCCGTCTCGGCCGCCGCGCCCTCCGTGGTCACGGGCTACGAGCGGCCGCCGCGGGTGGCGGGGGCGCTCTTCATCGTCGTCTCGCAATCGGGCCGCTCGCCCGACCTCGTGGCGGCGACGCAGGCCGCCCGGGCCGGCGGCGCGCTCACCCTCGCCCTCGTCAACGATCCCGATTCCCCCGCCGCGGGGGCGAGCGATCTCGTCCTGCCGATCCTGGCCGGGCCGGAGCGGGCGGTCGCCGCGACCAAGACCGTGACGAACTCGCTGGTGGCCGGCGCGGCGCTCGTGGCGGCCTGGGCCGGCGACCGGGCCCTCGGCGACGGCCTCGCCGCTCTGCCCGAGCGCCTCGGCCGGGCGCTCGCCCTCGACTGGGCCGCCTGGAGCGCGGATCTGGCGGACGCGCCGGCGGCCTTCGTCACCGGGCGCGGCCACGGGCTCGGGCCGGTGCGGGAGATCGCGCTCAAGCTCGGCGAGACCCTGCGCCTGCCCGCCCTCGGCTTCTCCGCAGCGGAATTGCGCCACGGCCCGCGCGCCTCGGTCTCCGCCGCCACGCCGGTCCTGGCCCTGCGCCAGGCCGACCCGCTCGCCGAGGGCGTCGATGCCCTGTTGCGCGACCTCTCCGGCGACGGCATGCGGGTCCATGCCTGCGGCGGGCCGCTCGGCCGCCTGCCCTGGATCGGCGACGGCCACCCGGCCTGCGATCCCGTCGCCATGCTGGTGCCGGCCTACCGCGCCATCGAGGCGGAGGCGCGCCGCCGCGGTCTCGACCCGGACAAGCCGGCCGGCCTCACCAAGGTCACGGAGACGCTGTGA
- a CDS encoding SURF1 family protein — protein MRRILLAAAGLALTGLFLGLGTWQVERRAWKRDLIDRVETRIHAEPVPAPGPEDWAGLTGPSAGYRRVRLAGRFAYDRATLVQALSERGAGFWVLVPLATDRGFTVLVNRGFVPTEARERADRAAGEPEGTVTVTGLLRPTEPGGGFLRRNDPAAGRWYSRDVAAIAAARGLDRAPAAVAPYFVDADATPNPGGLPVGGLTVVAFRNNHLVYALTWYALALMTTGALVYALRRPRPAL, from the coding sequence ATGCGCCGGATCCTCCTGGCGGCGGCGGGGCTCGCCCTGACCGGCCTCTTCCTCGGTCTCGGCACGTGGCAGGTCGAGCGCCGCGCCTGGAAGCGCGACCTGATCGACCGCGTCGAGACGCGCATCCACGCCGAGCCCGTCCCGGCGCCGGGACCGGAGGACTGGGCCGGCCTGACCGGGCCTTCCGCCGGGTACCGCCGGGTCCGGCTCGCCGGCCGCTTCGCCTACGACCGCGCCACCCTGGTCCAGGCCCTGAGCGAGCGCGGCGCCGGGTTCTGGGTGCTGGTGCCCCTCGCCACCGACCGCGGCTTCACCGTCCTGGTCAATCGCGGCTTCGTGCCGACGGAGGCGCGCGAGCGCGCCGACCGCGCCGCGGGCGAGCCGGAGGGGACGGTCACCGTCACCGGCCTGCTGCGCCCGACCGAGCCCGGCGGCGGCTTCCTGCGCCGCAACGACCCGGCCGCCGGGCGCTGGTACTCCCGCGACGTCGCCGCCATCGCCGCCGCCCGCGGCCTCGACCGGGCGCCCGCCGCGGTCGCGCCCTACTTCGTCGATGCCGACGCCACGCCCAATCCCGGCGGCCTGCCGGTCGGCGGCCTCACCGTGGTGGCCTTCCGCAACAACCACCTCGTCTACGCCCTGACGTGGTACGCGCTCGCGCTGATGACGACGGGCGCCCTCGTCTACGCCCTGCGGCGCCCACGTCCCGCCCTCTGA
- the nagA gene encoding N-acetylglucosamine-6-phosphate deacetylase — protein MIPLGSRDHQALAAEWVFDGERLWRDRTVVLRDRRIADLTADPPADLPVTRLPAGAILAPGFVDLQVNGGGGVLLNDDPSVDAIARIAAAHRRGGTTALLPTLVTDTRPAIRAAIEGVAAAIRAGVPGILGIHLEGPFLSPQRIGIHDPARLADFGPGDAELLTGLGPRGLTLVTLAPERVPPGAVADLVARGARICAGHTADPGPAIRRAMAEGLTGFTHLFNAMSQIGPREPGAVGVALCEPEAFAGLIADGHHVGDDQLRLALRLKGRDRLMLVTDAMPPVGDPRPDAAFTLFGRRIVRQGDRLTGADGTLAGAAITMAQAVRHMRTRGGASVEEALAMASLTPARFLGLDARLGRIAPGHAADLVALSADLTVLATWTGARIGGEQAP, from the coding sequence ATGATCCCTTTGGGATCCCGGGATCATCAGGCGCTCGCGGCCGAGTGGGTCTTCGACGGGGAGCGCCTCTGGCGCGACCGGACCGTCGTGCTGCGCGATCGCCGGATCGCCGATCTCACCGCCGATCCGCCCGCGGACCTGCCGGTCACCCGCCTGCCGGCGGGTGCGATCCTGGCGCCGGGCTTCGTCGACCTTCAGGTCAACGGCGGCGGCGGGGTGCTGCTCAACGACGATCCGAGCGTGGACGCCATCGCCCGGATCGCGGCGGCGCATCGGCGCGGCGGCACCACCGCCCTGCTGCCGACCCTCGTCACCGACACGCGCCCCGCGATCCGGGCGGCGATCGAGGGCGTCGCGGCGGCGATTCGCGCGGGCGTGCCCGGCATCCTCGGCATCCACCTCGAAGGGCCCTTCCTGAGCCCGCAGCGGATCGGCATCCACGACCCCGCCCGGCTCGCCGATTTCGGCCCCGGCGATGCCGAGCTGCTGACCGGACTGGGCCCGCGCGGCCTCACCCTGGTGACGCTCGCCCCCGAGCGGGTGCCGCCCGGCGCGGTGGCCGATCTCGTCGCCCGCGGCGCCCGGATCTGCGCCGGGCACACCGCCGACCCCGGCCCGGCGATCCGCCGGGCGATGGCCGAGGGACTCACCGGCTTCACCCACCTGTTCAACGCGATGTCGCAGATCGGCCCGCGCGAGCCCGGCGCCGTCGGCGTGGCGCTGTGCGAGCCGGAAGCCTTCGCCGGCCTCATCGCCGACGGCCACCATGTCGGCGACGACCAGCTCCGGCTGGCCCTGCGGCTCAAGGGGCGCGACCGGCTGATGCTCGTCACCGACGCGATGCCCCCGGTCGGCGACCCGCGCCCGGACGCCGCCTTCACCCTGTTCGGCCGACGGATCGTCCGCCAGGGCGACCGCCTCACCGGCGCGGACGGCACGCTGGCCGGCGCGGCGATCACCATGGCGCAGGCCGTGCGCCACATGCGCACGCGCGGCGGCGCCTCCGTCGAGGAGGCCCTGGCGATGGCCTCCCTGACGCCGGCCCGCTTCCTCGGGCTCGACGCACGGCTCGGCCGGATCGCCCCCGGCCACGCCGCCGACCTCGTCGCGCTGTCCGCCGATCTGACGGTGCTCGCCACCTGGACGGGCGCTCGGATCGGCGGGGAACAAGCCCCCTGA